AGCAATACTATCCGTAGTATGATTATTGAAATTTTCGGGAGATAACGTGGCAATTTTTATTAAATCTCCTGTGATACGTTGAAATTCTTGGTAAATATTGGCTTGTCCGCCGGTCAATTTTTGAGCACGGTACAAACTGTCGATCAATTTAACGGTTAGGTTATCAGTAGGTACCATGCCTTTTTCTTTACGGTATTTGTTTCTTCCTTCAAAATCAAATGGAAATCTCAGGGTTTGTGGATTCTTCATCAAATAAAGATTGCTTGCTTTTATTTCATTTCCCTCGGGGTTATACTGAGCAGTTTCATATTCCTTCATCCCTTCGCGGTCTACTTCATGAAGAATAATATCAGGCTTAATATGGTTAAGAATTCCAACTAAAATTTGAGCATTATAATTTGGAACACTATCGTGAATATTTCCGATTACATATAGGACTGTTTTACTTTTTTGTCCAAACACATGTGTAAAGATTAGAAATAACAAAACAAATACGGTTGAAAGTTTCATAACGTGCAGTTTACTTTTTATGATTTTTTAATATTTTAGCGCTAGAGTATTAATAGTATTCTCTAATATAAAAAAACACAGCAATCTCTTCCTCAATCACGCCATTCTACTACCCGTATGGCTGTCGCGGGAGCATCAGCGAGTCCCTCAGCATCCTTTTGCACTGTAGGCTGCACAAATAAAGCAATTTTACGTTTCTTTTGCCACAACTGGGTATCATATGTAGGTTCCCAGGCTCCTACAGACTGATCACAAAGATCAATAATATTATTAGCCTCTTGCTGCATCCCATTCAACCTCAATATCGAAGGTCGGTAACCGCGCTCTTGATCCCGAAAGACCAGCGTCAACATTGTTTTATGATCTTTTCCGCGAACCAATAGCTGGGGCCTGGCGATTGGAATATCCTTTGTTCCACCACCACTCAGCGTAAAGGGGGTTTTTCTAAAATCAAAAGACCGGATCTTCCATTCACCCTCTTGTAAATAGATGACCTTGTATTGTGGGATCTCTGATCCTGCGTCACGCCAGTAACTGGCGATAAAAGGATTCCCTTTTTCATCCGCAGCGATAGAGGTTTGATTAATCAGTTCGTGCTGTTGTGGGATACGGGCTGCATATTCAGCAGTAGATTCTTTTATAGGCAAATCGTACCCCATTCCATTACTCTTTTGCCAGGTTAATCCGCCATCGTTTGAACATGCATAAGCCATATCATGATTGCTTTCCACATTGGTACTTTCCCGCCACACCCAAGAAAGATGTATCGTTCCCCGACGATCCACATAACTTTGCCAATAGGCATTTCTCTGTCCCTCGCCATCAATCAGATTGCTATGCATCCGCTCCCATTTCTGTTGTTTACTGTCGTACCTATTTACCACAAGATTACCATGACCGGATCCGCCATCACGATATAAAAACAGCAACTCATCACTGGGCAACTTTAAGAATTCAGGATAGGTTACCTTTGATTCATTTTGTCCCAGCATGGCTTGCTCATAACCTAGCACAAGACTATTGGGGTGAAGGGTACGTGCATATCTCAACTTGCTGTCATGCTGATCCCAGCAAACGTGGAGATATCCTGCCTTATCCACCATAATACTGATCACATTATGGGCATCCTTCACATGCCCAGTATAACCCGAACGTCGCAACTTCCAGACCTTGCCAGAAAGTAACCGCTGACCTAGAACTACATATCCAGCTTCGTCATAATAAGCGATATATTGGTATTTACCATTGCTGGTTAATGAATTTTTACGAAATACGGTTGTGTTGACCGTGTTCTTTGCCCAACCATTTCCGACAAGCGTATTCTTAATTTTCTGCCCTTGTGCATTGTAAATAAACAAGAGGCACGCGCAAGCGAGCATCCCTACTCTTATTAGTTGATTTAGATATTGCTTCATTGAATTTTTTATACATTTGCTGATTCCGCCAAGTCCTTTTGAAAGGAGTTTTATCACCGGAATTTGGGGTTATTGAATGGCTTTGCTTTGATCTTTATGCCAGTCCTGTCCTGACCAGATACGCCGTGCACTCCAGTCGCTTGCTTCACTTGTCCAAAAAGAATCTCCGTCGGGTAATCCTAAAGGCAAAAAAATTACTGAACATAAATAGGGGCTCCCCTGATTATTGTACGGATCGCCCAAGCCCGGCTGGTTACCATACATACCCAATGTTAACCAGGCCTTTTCATACGTATTGGGGTTTTCGGTCGATTTTCTCAGTACCGCAGACAGTGCAGCCTTCACCTGTCCTTCGCTAAGCTCCACAGGGAGCCGTTTCTTGAAAGCCATATCGGCGAGATGATGGAAAGCTGCCGCACGATAGATTACAGACCTTCCCGTCGGTGGGAAGCTGCCATCGGCATTGATCATCCGCTCCTGAATTAGGGCATAGCGCGCATTGCGGAGCTTGATTTTTGCAAACATCCCATCATAGTTTTTAGTTTTCAGCTGTATGAAATCCATAATTCCGGCCAGGAAGGGATGGATAACATAACTATTATAGTAATCAAACGCGTAATGCGGACCATCCATGTACATTCCATCGCCAACATACCACTGTTCCAATTGCTGCAGCGCATAATCAACGCGCATCACGTCCCAATCATCCGAATACTTCGCTAAAAAAACTTCATTCATCGCTGAAAAGAGCAACCAGTTTGAATAAGCCGGCCGAAATTGGCGGGTAATTTTTATGGATGCTACCAAATTCTTTTTTGTCTGTTTGTCGATATGATCCCACAGCCAAGGACTTCGCATAAATCCCAAAGCGATAAATGAGGCATCAACAAGTTGTTGACCACCGAGATCAAAACGCATAAAATCCCGCGCATTGCTGTCCAAAGCCTTTTTAAGTGCTTGAACAGTCCATGCTCTATACTGATCGCGTAACTTTATCTCTTCAGCCGAACCGCCATCCAAAGAAAGCCAGGGCGCTATGCCTGACAATACCCTTCCCAAGACTTCAACATATTGTACTTTGATGCGCTGTTCCTTATTATCCACGTGTATAGAAGTCATTTGTGGCATAGTTAACCGTAGGCTATCATGGGCCAGACTGCGGAGGACAGGACGCAGCATCTGATCCATTTCTTTAAGCCAAAAAGCTCTATCCGTCTCCTTTGCTGATACAGGTTTCTCCTTCAAGCCCTGTCCAAGGGCAGTATGGCCTGTCAGAAAAATGACCAAGAACAATAAAATCTTATTTTTCATTTTCAAATCCAATCTATTTTTGAGCTAAATAACGATACATTTCCGAGCCGGCTAATAAAAACGCACCTACACCAAAAGGAGCTGTAAAGTTGGTACCCACCACCTGTCCGGGGATAGCTTTTTCACCGATCGGTTGTACATACCCAACTCTGCCATCGGGTTGTAAAGCGATCTCACTAAGATATTTCCAGCCTTTAACCGCAGCATCTTTAAATTTAAAATCGCTTAGCAATCCATTATTTATTCCCCAGAGCAGTCCATAAGTAAAAAAAGCGGTTCCGCTTGTTTCCCTGCCGGGTGCATATTCGGAATCTAACATGCTTCGAGTCCAGAATCCCTCCTGCTGTTGACAACTCATGATAGCGGCTGCCATTTCCTTAAAGCGCGCCTGATAGTAGGTATAATGTTTATCCTCCTCAGGTAGATCTTGAAGAACCTTCGCAAATGCCGCGAAAACCCAGCCATCGCCCCGGGCCCAAAAATCCTTTTTGCCGTGTAAGCTCTGGTGTTTGGGGAAAACATATTTTGCATCACGGTAATACAATTTCGCTTCCTGATCAAACATGATACTATCGGCATATTGCAAATAAGTATACATCTTATCCAGATAAAGTGAATTCCCTGTCAATTTATACATTTTAGTCATCACCGGCATCACCATATACAAACCATCGGCCCACCACCAATAGTCCTGTTTATTGGAGTGGATCTGATATTCCATGACTTCTTGAGCACGTGCAATCTTTTCAGGGCTTGGCGATAAATGATAGAGATCGATATAGGTTTGGAAACAGATTTGCCAATCACCAAAAAGAACGTGTTCGTCTGTTTCCCCATAGTTGTATTTCCACAGTTGCGTATCGGTAGACTTGGCTCCTTTCCAATCATTGTATATCGCCCAATCCGTAGAATATTTTAAGTCTCCTGCTGATTTTGAAATCTTATAGAATTCCATATTTCCGGTATGATAAGCTGCCTGATCCCAAAACGCCCAAACTTCGGGCTTATGATGAGACTGCCAGTATTGGTTTGCCTTACTTAGCTGAGCTAGTACGGTCTTTTTGTTCAATTGCTGTCCAAATGAAAAATGTCCTACAAACAATAGACATAAGATTAAATTGATCCGCATATATTTAGATGTATCGTATTTTTTGATAAACTAGCACATAAGCTGCTTAAATTGGTTTGTACACTATTTTAATAGAGACACTTATTACTTTCATCCCGTCCTCTTTTTGCTTTATGAAGCAAAATCTTACTCGTAAAAACTGTTCGCCTTAAATAAACGTAAAATATACACTTATTTTAAAAAACAATCGTATCTTTAACCATATAATCTTCAAATTGACTTTTTCTGATCACAAAAGTTGTTTTCAAGATAATAACCTATGATAAGGAAGAATCGATAAATTATCTGATATCGGAAATACCATACTAACATCGCTGCTAACATGCCTAGTTTGAACAGACTCCTACATTCACGTCAGGCCTTGATCCTGATATTCGTTCTCATCCTTGTTCACACAAGCACGCTGACCCACGCGCAATTCCCCAAGGAGATGAATAAAGATTTATCCAATAGTTCGGTGAAATCTATATTTCAGGATAGTCAGGGCTTCATGTGGTTTGGTACCTACGATGGGCTAAACAGATTCGACGGTTATGATATAAAAACCTACAGAAATCAGCTAAATAACGAAAATAGCATTCCGCATAATTATATCTATTGTATAGCAGAAGACCATAATAAAAAATTATGGATAGGAACTGGTCAAGGAATTGGAGTCTACGACCGAAATTTTGATACTTTCACGCGTTTAAATTATATAGACCAAAAATCTAAACGGTCATATCATCTCAATGCCGATACGAAATCCATTCAAATCGATAGTGATAATAATATTTATATCGGCACAAACGGCTGGGGGCTATTTTACAAAAGTCATCAAGAAGCATATGCCATACAAATTGCTTTTAAAGATTATAAATCGAACCTATCCACCTTATACTACCACGTATCGGCCACGCATATTGACGCGACCGGCATGGTATGGGTTTTTATAGAGGGACGCGGTTTATACGCTTTCGACAAAAAAACTCAGCAGTTGAATCTTGTATCGAAGGCTATTACGAGTGCAACCTGTATGGCTAGCACAAACAGCGGTGAACTCTTTATTGGTAATTACGAGGGGCTATTTGTTTGGAAAATCAAAGACCATATGCTTTCGTCCTTGTATCCACAGGAGCTTAAATCGAGCCAGATCAACATGCTGACGCTGGAGGGGCAAAACAAACTTTGGTTAGCCACCCAAAACAATGGCATTTTTATACTTAACCTATCTCATGGAAAAGCAGCAAATAAAAATGTTCTACAGCCCGTACAATTTTCACTGAATAGCAAAACCATTTATACGGTTTACATAGACTCTCAGCATAAAATATGGATTGGCACCGGAAAGGGCGGCATTGAGACCATTGATAACAACGGCTATAAATTTAATTATTTACAGCAGAAACATTATGCGGGATTTAACTTAGCGCACAAATTTGTACGTTCTTTCGTTGAGTATGATAACAAGATCTGGATTGGTACCGAAGGTGATGGCCTTTATGTATGGGATAACAAGACCAATCAGGTTCAATCTTTTCAAAAAGGGCCACAGCAATTGCCAGACAATACGATAAACCATCTTTTGACCGGAACTAACGGAGATCTATGGATCGCAACCGAAAGGGGCATTGCGCGTTATGCAAAAGGTTCGGGTTTAAAATATTATGTTTGCAGGACGCCAAATGGGGTCGTAAATAACAGTGTACAATTACTTTTTAAGGATCAGGATGAGAAGATCTGGGCAGCGACATTTTCTGAGGGAAGAGTATATACATATAATCCGACAAGCGACCAATTTGAAGTCTTCAGCGAAGACATCTATGATATCAATTGCATGATTGACGATAAACAAGGCAATATCTGGATGGGGAATTACAATGAGATCATACAGCTAAACAAGAAGACACGAAAAAGCGCCAGGTATTTAATCGGAAAACCTGTTCGTACCATTCGGCTCGGAAAAAATAACAGACTTTGGTTAGGAACAGAAGGTAAAGGGCTCTTGGCATTTGATAGCAAATCAAAAAAGATTGTCGAAAATTATTCCACAAATGATGGTTTGAGTAACAATGCCGTACTTAATATTTTGGAAGATAAAACCGGGAAACTATGGTTAAGTACCTTTAATGGCCTCACGAAGTTCGATCCTTCCACTAAAAAAATTGTACGATACGAAGAAACGGATGGGCTTCAAAGCAACGAATTTTCTTATGGAGCAGCATTTAAGCTCAAAGATGGCCATCTTCTTTTCGGAGGAAACAACGGTTTTAACATCTTTGATGCAGATAGTATCAAACTGAAAATTTATGAACCTGCCTTAGCAATCACAAGTCTTAAAATTAACAATAAAAAGATTGCCGAACTGAGCGACCGGGTCGATATTGGAAAAGATAATACTATTCACAAATTGACCCTTCCCTACAATCAATCTACTTTTTCGCTGGAGTTTGCCGCCTTGGAGTTTGATTCGCCACAAAAGATAAAATATAGATACCGCTTGGAAGGTTTAGACAAGCAATGGAACGATGCCGGGTCTACCCGATCTATCAATTACAACGGCCT
The DNA window shown above is from Sphingobacterium thalpophilum and carries:
- a CDS encoding glycoside hydrolase family 88 protein, giving the protein MRINLILCLLFVGHFSFGQQLNKKTVLAQLSKANQYWQSHHKPEVWAFWDQAAYHTGNMEFYKISKSAGDLKYSTDWAIYNDWKGAKSTDTQLWKYNYGETDEHVLFGDWQICFQTYIDLYHLSPSPEKIARAQEVMEYQIHSNKQDYWWWADGLYMVMPVMTKMYKLTGNSLYLDKMYTYLQYADSIMFDQEAKLYYRDAKYVFPKHQSLHGKKDFWARGDGWVFAAFAKVLQDLPEEDKHYTYYQARFKEMAAAIMSCQQQEGFWTRSMLDSEYAPGRETSGTAFFTYGLLWGINNGLLSDFKFKDAAVKGWKYLSEIALQPDGRVGYVQPIGEKAIPGQVVGTNFTAPFGVGAFLLAGSEMYRYLAQK
- a CDS encoding DUF2264 domain-containing protein; translation: MKNKILLFLVIFLTGHTALGQGLKEKPVSAKETDRAFWLKEMDQMLRPVLRSLAHDSLRLTMPQMTSIHVDNKEQRIKVQYVEVLGRVLSGIAPWLSLDGGSAEEIKLRDQYRAWTVQALKKALDSNARDFMRFDLGGQQLVDASFIALGFMRSPWLWDHIDKQTKKNLVASIKITRQFRPAYSNWLLFSAMNEVFLAKYSDDWDVMRVDYALQQLEQWYVGDGMYMDGPHYAFDYYNSYVIHPFLAGIMDFIQLKTKNYDGMFAKIKLRNARYALIQERMINADGSFPPTGRSVIYRAAAFHHLADMAFKKRLPVELSEGQVKAALSAVLRKSTENPNTYEKAWLTLGMYGNQPGLGDPYNNQGSPYLCSVIFLPLGLPDGDSFWTSEASDWSARRIWSGQDWHKDQSKAIQ
- a CDS encoding two-component regulator propeller domain-containing protein; this encodes MNRLLHSRQALILIFVLILVHTSTLTHAQFPKEMNKDLSNSSVKSIFQDSQGFMWFGTYDGLNRFDGYDIKTYRNQLNNENSIPHNYIYCIAEDHNKKLWIGTGQGIGVYDRNFDTFTRLNYIDQKSKRSYHLNADTKSIQIDSDNNIYIGTNGWGLFYKSHQEAYAIQIAFKDYKSNLSTLYYHVSATHIDATGMVWVFIEGRGLYAFDKKTQQLNLVSKAITSATCMASTNSGELFIGNYEGLFVWKIKDHMLSSLYPQELKSSQINMLTLEGQNKLWLATQNNGIFILNLSHGKAANKNVLQPVQFSLNSKTIYTVYIDSQHKIWIGTGKGGIETIDNNGYKFNYLQQKHYAGFNLAHKFVRSFVEYDNKIWIGTEGDGLYVWDNKTNQVQSFQKGPQQLPDNTINHLLTGTNGDLWIATERGIARYAKGSGLKYYVCRTPNGVVNNSVQLLFKDQDEKIWAATFSEGRVYTYNPTSDQFEVFSEDIYDINCMIDDKQGNIWMGNYNEIIQLNKKTRKSARYLIGKPVRTIRLGKNNRLWLGTEGKGLLAFDSKSKKIVENYSTNDGLSNNAVLNILEDKTGKLWLSTFNGLTKFDPSTKKIVRYEETDGLQSNEFSYGAAFKLKDGHLLFGGNNGFNIFDADSIKLKIYEPALAITSLKINNKKIAELSDRVDIGKDNTIHKLTLPYNQSTFSLEFAALEFDSPQKIKYRYRLEGLDKQWNDAGSTRSINYNGLHEGNYTLLIQSTDSEGNWTNKQIKLEIQILPPWYRSWWAYLLYTLAMIYTGLWYLRYRRRQIALNYEIQLSKFTIQKERELNEKRHAFFTNISHEFRTPLTLIINPIKDLLKTNKESEDRASLQAVHRNAKRLLSLVDQLLVFRKTEDGAEQLKTSIFDCQSFMKEIFLYFAAQAKLQKINYQFQENSDPVFVNADKEKIEIILCNLISNAFKFTPSDGAIHIALSQQGRELTIQIKDSGKGIPEHLGDRIFDKYFSDPLTGPKKQTGFGIGMYLVKTFVEMHAGKISYTSSATAGTTFDLVLPIVAQQMPAEEPLADVAHRNESGIQMLYDAQVVTETAPTFPTAISSKKFSILLVDDDDAIRSYLTDIFKVEYTVYGARNGVQALAMINEKQPDLVISDIIMEEMDGLSLCKAVKSNATLNHIQIILLTSSTSDGTKLAGIQYGADDYIHKPFDSEILLLRVKTLLQNKKNLQDFFLNAITLQSNELKISITDKLFIERCIEIIEENLLEELTVISLAEKTGMSHSSLYKKIKTISGKSINEFIRSVRLKKAAEMLILTDSKINEVANLTGFYDQRYFRQQFNKLFGDTPSDYVKKYRKAFQNEFHVDRP
- a CDS encoding BNR repeat-containing protein — protein: MKQYLNQLIRVGMLACACLLFIYNAQGQKIKNTLVGNGWAKNTVNTTVFRKNSLTSNGKYQYIAYYDEAGYVVLGQRLLSGKVWKLRRSGYTGHVKDAHNVISIMVDKAGYLHVCWDQHDSKLRYARTLHPNSLVLGYEQAMLGQNESKVTYPEFLKLPSDELLFLYRDGGSGHGNLVVNRYDSKQQKWERMHSNLIDGEGQRNAYWQSYVDRRGTIHLSWVWRESTNVESNHDMAYACSNDGGLTWQKSNGMGYDLPIKESTAEYAARIPQQHELINQTSIAADEKGNPFIASYWRDAGSEIPQYKVIYLQEGEWKIRSFDFRKTPFTLSGGGTKDIPIARPQLLVRGKDHKTMLTLVFRDQERGYRPSILRLNGMQQEANNIIDLCDQSVGAWEPTYDTQLWQKKRKIALFVQPTVQKDAEGLADAPATAIRVVEWRD